The following is a genomic window from Halobacterium sp. R2-5.
TCGAGGACGTCTACGACGCCTACGAGGAACTCATGGACGAGGGCGTCGAGGACTACCGCGACCCGGACTCCTGCGGCGGGTCGTACGCGTTCGTGAAGGACCCGGACGGCCACGAGGTCGAAATCGTCGAGCGCGACCACGGCGCGAAGTGGAGCCTCGACCACACGATGGTGCGCGTCGCGGACGCCGACGAGCACCTCGGCTTCTGGACGCGGAAGTTCGAGTACGAGCACACGGGCCGCTGGGAGGCCGACACGTTCGCGAACTACTTCGTGAAGCCCGAGGGGAGCGCCGAGGAGGCGATGGCCGTCGAGCTCACGTACAACTACGACGGCCGCTCGTACGAGTTCGGCGACGCGTGGGGCCACCTCGCGGTGCGCACGGCCGACCTCGTGGGCGACTGGGAGACGCTGATGGAACGCGAGGCCGAAGACTACCGCGACCCCGAGTCCTGCGACTTCGACTACGCGTTCACGGAGGACCCGGACGGCCACGAGATAGAGATTCTGAACCCCGCAGAGTCGCCGGTCGACCGCGAGGACTGACGTTCCCGCGACGCGGGTCCGTGCCCGCCCGTTTTTCTCCGCTCGCTCGGTAGCGTCGGTATGGAGTGTGAGCCAATCGGTCGCGTCGAGACGCCGTTCGCGTCCCGCGACGACGCGCCCCGGCAGGGGTTTCTCGGCGACGCCTCGGGCACCGTCTACGTCGACGAACAGTACCGCGCGGGGCTGGCGGGTCTCGAGGCCGGCCACTCCGTGCTCGTCGTCTGGTGGGCCGACGACGCCGACCGCTCCGTGCTGCGGGTTCGCGACGGCGACCGCGGCGTGTTCACGACGCGCTCGCCCGCCCGACCGAACCCGGTCTGCGTGACGACCTGCGACGTGCTCGACGCGGACCCCGAGGCGGGGACGCTGGACGTCGACGGCGTCGACATGGTCGACGGCAGTCCCGTCACCGACCTCAAGTACGTCATCGAGGGCGTCGGCGAGGGCGCGCCGCCCGAGAACTAGTCGCGGTACTCGTCCAGTACGTCCGCGGGCGCGTCCGCGAGCCCCGCGAGCGCATCTGCCTCCACGTGGTGGAGGTCCCCCGGGACCACGAGCAGGTGCAGCGGGTCGCCGAAGTCCACCTCGGCGAGCGCGCCGAGGCGGTCCGCGCGCACCCTCGCATCCGGTGCGCCGGCGCGCGCGACGACGACGCCGAGCGCGTCCGCGTCCCAGTGTTCGGCGAGCAGGCCGGCGGCGTGGCTCGCGGTCATGTACTCGTCGCCGTCGACGCGCGGGTGGTCGACTTTGATGTCGAGATAGCAGAGCGTGTGCAGGCCGCGCTCGCGGTTCGCTTCGACCGTTTCGACGACCGAACTCGGCACGCCGTCGGCGCCGTGCGCCCACTCGAACGGCAGCGTCGTCGCCTTCCCGAAGCGGTAGTTCTGGAGGCCCGTGAGACTCGACGCCGCGGACTCGGCGGTCGGCGCGTGAATCACGCGCGTGTCGACGCCGCGCTCCTCGGCGCGCAGCCGGAGGTCGACGTGGGTCGTCGAAATCATCGTGTCCCCGGCGGTGAGGAAGACCGCGTCGCCGGACTCGGCGGCCGACAGAATCGGCTCGGGGTCCTGTTCGACGCCCGCGCGGTCCCGAACCTCGATGTCGGTGCCGTGGTAGGCTTCGAGGTCGGCAACGTCCGCGCCGACGAGCTTGCTGGTGTAGAACTCCGCGAACGCGCGGTCGGCGTCGGCGACGGCGTCGGCGCCCGCGACGGTGACCGAGCGCTCGTCGTAGAGGCCGAGCCCGACGAACGTGAGCATACGCCCCGTAGCCCCCGGGCCGCCCTATGGGTTTCGAGACGAGAGCGACACGGGTAAGGCCGCGCCCGCCCGACTCCCGGCCATGCCAGTGCCGTGCGTCCGCGTCCCCACCGAGGACGGCGAAGCCACGCGCCGCAGACTCGCGGACGACGACCTCGTCGTCGACGAGTACGCCATCACGGCCAGCGACGGCGACCTCTACATCCCCGTCAGCGACCCCGAAGCGGTCCCTGAAGGCCTCGACGTCGAGGACTTCGACGCGCCCGAGCGCGAGACGCCGACGACGCCCGCCGAACTGCTCGGCTTCGAGCCGACGTACGAGCGCCTCGGCGACGTCGTCATCCTCGACGAGGACGACCCGGAGCGCGCCCGCGAGATCGCCGCGGCGGTGATGGAGTCGGACGTCCGCGCGGAGACGGTCGTCAACCGCGCGTCGAAGATCAAGGGCACCGAGAGAACCCGCGACTGGGACGTCGTCGCCGGCGAGAGCACGGAGACGGTTCACACGGAGTACGGCTGCGAGTTCGAACTCGACCTCGCCGAGGTGTACTTCTCGCCGCGGCTCGCGACCGAGCGCCACCGCGTCGTCGAACAGGTCGAAGACGGCGAACACGCCTTCGACATGTTCGCGGGCGTCGGCCCCTACGCCGTTCCGATGGCGAAAGCCGGCGCGGAGGTCGTCGCGACCGACATCAACGAGACGGCAATCGAGTACCTCCGGCGGAACGCCGAGCGAAATGACGTGAGCGAGCGCGTGACGGCTATCGCGGGTGACGTCCGGGAGACCGCTGAGGACTACGAGGACTGGGCGGACCGCATCGTGAT
Proteins encoded in this region:
- a CDS encoding VOC family protein, which encodes MSEFVLDHVMMRVGDLDESLDWYQSHLDYVEYGRWEADTFTIVYLGPEDVHEEGALLELTHNHDTDEYDLGDAWGHIAVRVEDVYDAYEELMDEGVEDYRDPDSCGGSYAFVKDPDGHEVEIVERDHGAKWSLDHTMVRVADADEHLGFWTRKFEYEHTGRWEADTFANYFVKPEGSAEEAMAVELTYNYDGRSYEFGDAWGHLAVRTADLVGDWETLMEREAEDYRDPESCDFDYAFTEDPDGHEIEILNPAESPVDRED
- a CDS encoding TrmO family methyltransferase; this translates as MECEPIGRVETPFASRDDAPRQGFLGDASGTVYVDEQYRAGLAGLEAGHSVLVVWWADDADRSVLRVRDGDRGVFTTRSPARPNPVCVTTCDVLDADPEAGTLDVDGVDMVDGSPVTDLKYVIEGVGEGAPPEN
- the dph5 gene encoding diphthine synthase, with the protein product MLTFVGLGLYDERSVTVAGADAVADADRAFAEFYTSKLVGADVADLEAYHGTDIEVRDRAGVEQDPEPILSAAESGDAVFLTAGDTMISTTHVDLRLRAEERGVDTRVIHAPTAESAASSLTGLQNYRFGKATTLPFEWAHGADGVPSSVVETVEANRERGLHTLCYLDIKVDHPRVDGDEYMTASHAAGLLAEHWDADALGVVVARAGAPDARVRADRLGALAEVDFGDPLHLLVVPGDLHHVEADALAGLADAPADVLDEYRD
- a CDS encoding class I SAM-dependent methyltransferase family protein — protein: MPVPCVRVPTEDGEATRRRLADDDLVVDEYAITASDGDLYIPVSDPEAVPEGLDVEDFDAPERETPTTPAELLGFEPTYERLGDVVILDEDDPERAREIAAAVMESDVRAETVVNRASKIKGTERTRDWDVVAGESTETVHTEYGCEFELDLAEVYFSPRLATERHRVVEQVEDGEHAFDMFAGVGPYAVPMAKAGAEVVATDINETAIEYLRRNAERNDVSERVTAIAGDVRETAEDYEDWADRIVMNLPHTADEFLDTAVALAGDDCVIHFYDIQHEDDLYDPGEAAIREAAEPEYEVTVENERTVRSYAPHELNVVVDARLTRR